A genome region from Tursiops truncatus isolate mTurTru1 chromosome 15, mTurTru1.mat.Y, whole genome shotgun sequence includes the following:
- the SLC2A4RG gene encoding SLC2A4 regulator isoform X1, translating to MGAGRSNGRGAGGASGREEGAGPAGSLRAARRGRRPIEGGGRWPGQPGPARPSPARPGAASGASALAAAASVTGRPWRPSAPRRPARAAGAPHSAPPAGTPRPRPCRCPRRRRAPPGKARLDEVMAAAALTSLSTSPLLLGAPAVAFSTEPSLEPRREAPVRPPGSSGSSGDGGWGPASDQSSPSTPSPPLPPEAAHFLFGEPALRKRKSSLQGLFQCLWKRCGKVLSSASGMQRHIRLVHLGRRQAEPEQSDGEEDFYYTELDVGVDSLTDGLSGLTPGSPTASAPPAFPRLEPLEPPALPSLLRPPALPPPPVLSSLPAPQGCLAPVHPEPQPIPVRACASALPAKPGANPRKPRGDARKCRKVYGVEHRDLWCTACRWKKACQRFLD from the exons ATGGGCGCGGGGCGGTCCAATgggcgcggggcgggcggggcctcGGGCCgcgaggagggggcggggccggccggCAGCCTCCGGGCGGCGCGGCGCGGGCGGCGGCCGATCGAGGGCGGGGGTCGGTGGCCCGGCCAGCCCGGCCCAGCCCGGCccagcccggcccggcccggggCCGCGTCCGGAGCGTCCGCCCTCGCCGCTGCAGCCTCGGTAACCGGCCGGCCATGGAGGCCGAGCGCCCCCCGGCGCCCGGCCCGGGCTGCGGGCGCCCCCCACTCCGCGCCGCCGGCCGGGACCCCGCGGCCGCGCCCGTGTCGGTGCCCGCGCCGCCGCAG AGCCCCCCCAGGAAAAGCCCGGCTGGACGAGGTCATGGCTGCTGCAGCCCTCACAAGCCTGTCCACCAGCCCCCTCCTGCTGGGGGCCCCGGCTGTAGCCTTCAGCACAG AGCCCAGCTTGGAGCCTCGGAGGGAGGCCCCGGTGCGGCCACcgggcagcagcggcagcagcggggatgggggctggggccCGGCCAGTGACCAGTCCTCTCCATCTACCCCGTCGCCCCCGCTGCCACCTGAGGCAGCCCACTTCCTGTTCGGGGAGCCTGccctgaggaagaggaag AGCTCGCTGCAGGGGCTGTTCCAGTGTCTGTGGAAGCGCTGCGGGAAGGTGCTGAGCTCGGCGTCAGGGATGCAGAGACACATCCGTCTGGTGCACCTGGG caggCGGCAGGCAGAGCCAGAGCAGAGCGACGGCGAGGAGGACTTCTACTACACGGAGCTGGATGTCGGCGTGGACTCGCTGACCGATGGGCTGTCTGGCCTGACCCCGGGGTCCCCCACGGCCTCCGCGCCGCCCGCCTTCCCCCGCCTGGAGCCGCTGGAGCCCCCGGCCCTGCCCAGCCTGCTGCGCCCgcccgccctgcccccacccccggtGCTGAgctccctgcccgccccccag GGCTGCCTGGCACCCGTCCACCCGGAGCCACAGCCCATCCCGGTCAGGGCCTGCGCGTCCGCCCTGCCCGCCAAGCCCGGTGCCAACCcgag GAAGCCCCGAGGTGACGCCAGGAAGTGCCGGAAGGTGTATGGCGTGGAGCACCGGGACCTGTGGTGCACGGCCTGCCGCTGGAAGAAGGCCTGCCAGCGCTTCCTGGACTGA
- the SLC2A4RG gene encoding SLC2A4 regulator isoform X2 produces MGAGRSNGRGAGGASGREEGAGPAGSLRAARRGRRPIEGGGRWPGQPGPARPSPARPGAASGASALAAAASVTGRPWRPSAPRRPARAAGAPHSAPPAGTPRPRPCRCPRRRRAPPGKARLDEVMAAAALTSLSTSPLLLGAPAVAFSTEPSLEPRREAPVRPPGSSGSSGDGGWGPASDQSSPSTPSPPLPPEAAHFLFGEPALRKRKSSLQGLFQCLWKRCGKVLSSASGMQRHIRLVHLGRQAEPEQSDGEEDFYYTELDVGVDSLTDGLSGLTPGSPTASAPPAFPRLEPLEPPALPSLLRPPALPPPPVLSSLPAPQGCLAPVHPEPQPIPVRACASALPAKPGANPRKPRGDARKCRKVYGVEHRDLWCTACRWKKACQRFLD; encoded by the exons ATGGGCGCGGGGCGGTCCAATgggcgcggggcgggcggggcctcGGGCCgcgaggagggggcggggccggccggCAGCCTCCGGGCGGCGCGGCGCGGGCGGCGGCCGATCGAGGGCGGGGGTCGGTGGCCCGGCCAGCCCGGCCCAGCCCGGCccagcccggcccggcccggggCCGCGTCCGGAGCGTCCGCCCTCGCCGCTGCAGCCTCGGTAACCGGCCGGCCATGGAGGCCGAGCGCCCCCCGGCGCCCGGCCCGGGCTGCGGGCGCCCCCCACTCCGCGCCGCCGGCCGGGACCCCGCGGCCGCGCCCGTGTCGGTGCCCGCGCCGCCGCAG AGCCCCCCCAGGAAAAGCCCGGCTGGACGAGGTCATGGCTGCTGCAGCCCTCACAAGCCTGTCCACCAGCCCCCTCCTGCTGGGGGCCCCGGCTGTAGCCTTCAGCACAG AGCCCAGCTTGGAGCCTCGGAGGGAGGCCCCGGTGCGGCCACcgggcagcagcggcagcagcggggatgggggctggggccCGGCCAGTGACCAGTCCTCTCCATCTACCCCGTCGCCCCCGCTGCCACCTGAGGCAGCCCACTTCCTGTTCGGGGAGCCTGccctgaggaagaggaag AGCTCGCTGCAGGGGCTGTTCCAGTGTCTGTGGAAGCGCTGCGGGAAGGTGCTGAGCTCGGCGTCAGGGATGCAGAGACACATCCGTCTGGTGCACCTGGG gCGGCAGGCAGAGCCAGAGCAGAGCGACGGCGAGGAGGACTTCTACTACACGGAGCTGGATGTCGGCGTGGACTCGCTGACCGATGGGCTGTCTGGCCTGACCCCGGGGTCCCCCACGGCCTCCGCGCCGCCCGCCTTCCCCCGCCTGGAGCCGCTGGAGCCCCCGGCCCTGCCCAGCCTGCTGCGCCCgcccgccctgcccccacccccggtGCTGAgctccctgcccgccccccag GGCTGCCTGGCACCCGTCCACCCGGAGCCACAGCCCATCCCGGTCAGGGCCTGCGCGTCCGCCCTGCCCGCCAAGCCCGGTGCCAACCcgag GAAGCCCCGAGGTGACGCCAGGAAGTGCCGGAAGGTGTATGGCGTGGAGCACCGGGACCTGTGGTGCACGGCCTGCCGCTGGAAGAAGGCCTGCCAGCGCTTCCTGGACTGA
- the SLC2A4RG gene encoding SLC2A4 regulator isoform X4, producing the protein MGAGRSNGRGAGGASGREEGAGPAGSLRAARRGRRPIEGGGRWPGQPGPARPSPARPGAASGASALAAAASVTGRPWRPSAPRRPARAAGAPHSAPPAGTPRPRPCRCPRRRRAPPGKARLDEVMAAAALTSLSTSPLLLGAPAVAFSTEPSLEPRREAPVRPPGSSGSSGDGGWGPASDQSSPSTPSPPLPPEAAHFLFGEPALRKRKGLFQCLWKRCGKVLSSASGMQRHIRLVHLGRQAEPEQSDGEEDFYYTELDVGVDSLTDGLSGLTPGSPTASAPPAFPRLEPLEPPALPSLLRPPALPPPPVLSSLPAPQGCLAPVHPEPQPIPVRACASALPAKPGANPRKPRGDARKCRKVYGVEHRDLWCTACRWKKACQRFLD; encoded by the exons ATGGGCGCGGGGCGGTCCAATgggcgcggggcgggcggggcctcGGGCCgcgaggagggggcggggccggccggCAGCCTCCGGGCGGCGCGGCGCGGGCGGCGGCCGATCGAGGGCGGGGGTCGGTGGCCCGGCCAGCCCGGCCCAGCCCGGCccagcccggcccggcccggggCCGCGTCCGGAGCGTCCGCCCTCGCCGCTGCAGCCTCGGTAACCGGCCGGCCATGGAGGCCGAGCGCCCCCCGGCGCCCGGCCCGGGCTGCGGGCGCCCCCCACTCCGCGCCGCCGGCCGGGACCCCGCGGCCGCGCCCGTGTCGGTGCCCGCGCCGCCGCAG AGCCCCCCCAGGAAAAGCCCGGCTGGACGAGGTCATGGCTGCTGCAGCCCTCACAAGCCTGTCCACCAGCCCCCTCCTGCTGGGGGCCCCGGCTGTAGCCTTCAGCACAG AGCCCAGCTTGGAGCCTCGGAGGGAGGCCCCGGTGCGGCCACcgggcagcagcggcagcagcggggatgggggctggggccCGGCCAGTGACCAGTCCTCTCCATCTACCCCGTCGCCCCCGCTGCCACCTGAGGCAGCCCACTTCCTGTTCGGGGAGCCTGccctgaggaagaggaag GGGCTGTTCCAGTGTCTGTGGAAGCGCTGCGGGAAGGTGCTGAGCTCGGCGTCAGGGATGCAGAGACACATCCGTCTGGTGCACCTGGG gCGGCAGGCAGAGCCAGAGCAGAGCGACGGCGAGGAGGACTTCTACTACACGGAGCTGGATGTCGGCGTGGACTCGCTGACCGATGGGCTGTCTGGCCTGACCCCGGGGTCCCCCACGGCCTCCGCGCCGCCCGCCTTCCCCCGCCTGGAGCCGCTGGAGCCCCCGGCCCTGCCCAGCCTGCTGCGCCCgcccgccctgcccccacccccggtGCTGAgctccctgcccgccccccag GGCTGCCTGGCACCCGTCCACCCGGAGCCACAGCCCATCCCGGTCAGGGCCTGCGCGTCCGCCCTGCCCGCCAAGCCCGGTGCCAACCcgag GAAGCCCCGAGGTGACGCCAGGAAGTGCCGGAAGGTGTATGGCGTGGAGCACCGGGACCTGTGGTGCACGGCCTGCCGCTGGAAGAAGGCCTGCCAGCGCTTCCTGGACTGA
- the SLC2A4RG gene encoding SLC2A4 regulator isoform X3, whose amino-acid sequence MGAGRSNGRGAGGASGREEGAGPAGSLRAARRGRRPIEGGGRWPGQPGPARPSPARPGAASGASALAAAASVTGRPWRPSAPRRPARAAGAPHSAPPAGTPRPRPCRCPRRRRAPPGKARLDEVMAAAALTSLSTSPLLLGAPAVAFSTEPSLEPRREAPVRPPGSSGSSGDGGWGPASDQSSPSTPSPPLPPEAAHFLFGEPALRKRKGLFQCLWKRCGKVLSSASGMQRHIRLVHLGRRQAEPEQSDGEEDFYYTELDVGVDSLTDGLSGLTPGSPTASAPPAFPRLEPLEPPALPSLLRPPALPPPPVLSSLPAPQGCLAPVHPEPQPIPVRACASALPAKPGANPRKPRGDARKCRKVYGVEHRDLWCTACRWKKACQRFLD is encoded by the exons ATGGGCGCGGGGCGGTCCAATgggcgcggggcgggcggggcctcGGGCCgcgaggagggggcggggccggccggCAGCCTCCGGGCGGCGCGGCGCGGGCGGCGGCCGATCGAGGGCGGGGGTCGGTGGCCCGGCCAGCCCGGCCCAGCCCGGCccagcccggcccggcccggggCCGCGTCCGGAGCGTCCGCCCTCGCCGCTGCAGCCTCGGTAACCGGCCGGCCATGGAGGCCGAGCGCCCCCCGGCGCCCGGCCCGGGCTGCGGGCGCCCCCCACTCCGCGCCGCCGGCCGGGACCCCGCGGCCGCGCCCGTGTCGGTGCCCGCGCCGCCGCAG AGCCCCCCCAGGAAAAGCCCGGCTGGACGAGGTCATGGCTGCTGCAGCCCTCACAAGCCTGTCCACCAGCCCCCTCCTGCTGGGGGCCCCGGCTGTAGCCTTCAGCACAG AGCCCAGCTTGGAGCCTCGGAGGGAGGCCCCGGTGCGGCCACcgggcagcagcggcagcagcggggatgggggctggggccCGGCCAGTGACCAGTCCTCTCCATCTACCCCGTCGCCCCCGCTGCCACCTGAGGCAGCCCACTTCCTGTTCGGGGAGCCTGccctgaggaagaggaag GGGCTGTTCCAGTGTCTGTGGAAGCGCTGCGGGAAGGTGCTGAGCTCGGCGTCAGGGATGCAGAGACACATCCGTCTGGTGCACCTGGG caggCGGCAGGCAGAGCCAGAGCAGAGCGACGGCGAGGAGGACTTCTACTACACGGAGCTGGATGTCGGCGTGGACTCGCTGACCGATGGGCTGTCTGGCCTGACCCCGGGGTCCCCCACGGCCTCCGCGCCGCCCGCCTTCCCCCGCCTGGAGCCGCTGGAGCCCCCGGCCCTGCCCAGCCTGCTGCGCCCgcccgccctgcccccacccccggtGCTGAgctccctgcccgccccccag GGCTGCCTGGCACCCGTCCACCCGGAGCCACAGCCCATCCCGGTCAGGGCCTGCGCGTCCGCCCTGCCCGCCAAGCCCGGTGCCAACCcgag GAAGCCCCGAGGTGACGCCAGGAAGTGCCGGAAGGTGTATGGCGTGGAGCACCGGGACCTGTGGTGCACGGCCTGCCGCTGGAAGAAGGCCTGCCAGCGCTTCCTGGACTGA
- the SLC2A4RG gene encoding SLC2A4 regulator isoform X6, whose product MEAERPPAPGPGCGRPPLRAAGRDPAAAPVSVPAPPQGPAVEFALPQEPEPRAADLGAPGAGAAGPPTPSAHIPVPGYRAPPGKARLDEVMAAAALTSLSTSPLLLGAPAVAFSTEPSLEPRREAPVRPPGSSGSSGDGGWGPASDQSSPSTPSPPLPPEAAHFLFGEPALRKRKSSLQGLFQCLWKRCGKVLSSASGMQRHIRLVHLGRQAEPEQSDGEEDFYYTELDVGVDSLTDGLSGLTPGSPTASAPPAFPRLEPLEPPALPSLLRPPALPPPPVLSSLPAPQGCLAPVHPEPQPIPVRACASALPAKPGANPRKPRGDARKCRKVYGVEHRDLWCTACRWKKACQRFLD is encoded by the exons ATGGAGGCCGAGCGCCCCCCGGCGCCCGGCCCGGGCTGCGGGCGCCCCCCACTCCGCGCCGCCGGCCGGGACCCCGCGGCCGCGCCCGTGTCGGTGCCCGCGCCGCCGCAG GGCCCTGCCGTGGAGTTCGCGCTGCCGCAGGAGCCGGAGCCGCGGGCCGCGGACCTCGGggccccgggggcgggggcggcggggccaCCGACGCCGTCGGCGCACATCCCGGTGCCAGGGTATAG AGCCCCCCCAGGAAAAGCCCGGCTGGACGAGGTCATGGCTGCTGCAGCCCTCACAAGCCTGTCCACCAGCCCCCTCCTGCTGGGGGCCCCGGCTGTAGCCTTCAGCACAG AGCCCAGCTTGGAGCCTCGGAGGGAGGCCCCGGTGCGGCCACcgggcagcagcggcagcagcggggatgggggctggggccCGGCCAGTGACCAGTCCTCTCCATCTACCCCGTCGCCCCCGCTGCCACCTGAGGCAGCCCACTTCCTGTTCGGGGAGCCTGccctgaggaagaggaag AGCTCGCTGCAGGGGCTGTTCCAGTGTCTGTGGAAGCGCTGCGGGAAGGTGCTGAGCTCGGCGTCAGGGATGCAGAGACACATCCGTCTGGTGCACCTGGG gCGGCAGGCAGAGCCAGAGCAGAGCGACGGCGAGGAGGACTTCTACTACACGGAGCTGGATGTCGGCGTGGACTCGCTGACCGATGGGCTGTCTGGCCTGACCCCGGGGTCCCCCACGGCCTCCGCGCCGCCCGCCTTCCCCCGCCTGGAGCCGCTGGAGCCCCCGGCCCTGCCCAGCCTGCTGCGCCCgcccgccctgcccccacccccggtGCTGAgctccctgcccgccccccag GGCTGCCTGGCACCCGTCCACCCGGAGCCACAGCCCATCCCGGTCAGGGCCTGCGCGTCCGCCCTGCCCGCCAAGCCCGGTGCCAACCcgag GAAGCCCCGAGGTGACGCCAGGAAGTGCCGGAAGGTGTATGGCGTGGAGCACCGGGACCTGTGGTGCACGGCCTGCCGCTGGAAGAAGGCCTGCCAGCGCTTCCTGGACTGA
- the SLC2A4RG gene encoding SLC2A4 regulator isoform X5: MEAERPPAPGPGCGRPPLRAAGRDPAAAPVSVPAPPQGPAVEFALPQEPEPRAADLGAPGAGAAGPPTPSAHIPVPGYRAPPGKARLDEVMAAAALTSLSTSPLLLGAPAVAFSTEPSLEPRREAPVRPPGSSGSSGDGGWGPASDQSSPSTPSPPLPPEAAHFLFGEPALRKRKSSLQGLFQCLWKRCGKVLSSASGMQRHIRLVHLGRRQAEPEQSDGEEDFYYTELDVGVDSLTDGLSGLTPGSPTASAPPAFPRLEPLEPPALPSLLRPPALPPPPVLSSLPAPQGCLAPVHPEPQPIPVRACASALPAKPGANPRKPRGDARKCRKVYGVEHRDLWCTACRWKKACQRFLD; this comes from the exons ATGGAGGCCGAGCGCCCCCCGGCGCCCGGCCCGGGCTGCGGGCGCCCCCCACTCCGCGCCGCCGGCCGGGACCCCGCGGCCGCGCCCGTGTCGGTGCCCGCGCCGCCGCAG GGCCCTGCCGTGGAGTTCGCGCTGCCGCAGGAGCCGGAGCCGCGGGCCGCGGACCTCGGggccccgggggcgggggcggcggggccaCCGACGCCGTCGGCGCACATCCCGGTGCCAGGGTATAG AGCCCCCCCAGGAAAAGCCCGGCTGGACGAGGTCATGGCTGCTGCAGCCCTCACAAGCCTGTCCACCAGCCCCCTCCTGCTGGGGGCCCCGGCTGTAGCCTTCAGCACAG AGCCCAGCTTGGAGCCTCGGAGGGAGGCCCCGGTGCGGCCACcgggcagcagcggcagcagcggggatgggggctggggccCGGCCAGTGACCAGTCCTCTCCATCTACCCCGTCGCCCCCGCTGCCACCTGAGGCAGCCCACTTCCTGTTCGGGGAGCCTGccctgaggaagaggaag AGCTCGCTGCAGGGGCTGTTCCAGTGTCTGTGGAAGCGCTGCGGGAAGGTGCTGAGCTCGGCGTCAGGGATGCAGAGACACATCCGTCTGGTGCACCTGGG caggCGGCAGGCAGAGCCAGAGCAGAGCGACGGCGAGGAGGACTTCTACTACACGGAGCTGGATGTCGGCGTGGACTCGCTGACCGATGGGCTGTCTGGCCTGACCCCGGGGTCCCCCACGGCCTCCGCGCCGCCCGCCTTCCCCCGCCTGGAGCCGCTGGAGCCCCCGGCCCTGCCCAGCCTGCTGCGCCCgcccgccctgcccccacccccggtGCTGAgctccctgcccgccccccag GGCTGCCTGGCACCCGTCCACCCGGAGCCACAGCCCATCCCGGTCAGGGCCTGCGCGTCCGCCCTGCCCGCCAAGCCCGGTGCCAACCcgag GAAGCCCCGAGGTGACGCCAGGAAGTGCCGGAAGGTGTATGGCGTGGAGCACCGGGACCTGTGGTGCACGGCCTGCCGCTGGAAGAAGGCCTGCCAGCGCTTCCTGGACTGA
- the SLC2A4RG gene encoding SLC2A4 regulator isoform X7, whose amino-acid sequence MTHVSVCLVPPQTLKARAQNWEGAPVSLCAQEAVRPAWNRLSRHPGAPDGCLASSVCRERNPPRAPPGKARLDEVMAAAALTSLSTSPLLLGAPAVAFSTEPSLEPRREAPVRPPGSSGSSGDGGWGPASDQSSPSTPSPPLPPEAAHFLFGEPALRKRKSSLQGLFQCLWKRCGKVLSSASGMQRHIRLVHLGRRQAEPEQSDGEEDFYYTELDVGVDSLTDGLSGLTPGSPTASAPPAFPRLEPLEPPALPSLLRPPALPPPPVLSSLPAPQGCLAPVHPEPQPIPVRACASALPAKPGANPRKPRGDARKCRKVYGVEHRDLWCTACRWKKACQRFLD is encoded by the exons ATGACCCATGTGTCAGTATGCCTTGTTCCTCCCCAAACCCTGAAAGCCAGAGCGCAGAACTGGGAGGGGGCGCCTGTCAGCCTCTGTGCCCAGGAGGCTGTGAGGCCCGCGTGGAATCGACTGTCCAGGCATCCCGGGGCCCCTGATGGCTGTCTCGCCAGCTCTGTCTGCAGAGAGAGAAACCCTCCCAG AGCCCCCCCAGGAAAAGCCCGGCTGGACGAGGTCATGGCTGCTGCAGCCCTCACAAGCCTGTCCACCAGCCCCCTCCTGCTGGGGGCCCCGGCTGTAGCCTTCAGCACAG AGCCCAGCTTGGAGCCTCGGAGGGAGGCCCCGGTGCGGCCACcgggcagcagcggcagcagcggggatgggggctggggccCGGCCAGTGACCAGTCCTCTCCATCTACCCCGTCGCCCCCGCTGCCACCTGAGGCAGCCCACTTCCTGTTCGGGGAGCCTGccctgaggaagaggaag AGCTCGCTGCAGGGGCTGTTCCAGTGTCTGTGGAAGCGCTGCGGGAAGGTGCTGAGCTCGGCGTCAGGGATGCAGAGACACATCCGTCTGGTGCACCTGGG caggCGGCAGGCAGAGCCAGAGCAGAGCGACGGCGAGGAGGACTTCTACTACACGGAGCTGGATGTCGGCGTGGACTCGCTGACCGATGGGCTGTCTGGCCTGACCCCGGGGTCCCCCACGGCCTCCGCGCCGCCCGCCTTCCCCCGCCTGGAGCCGCTGGAGCCCCCGGCCCTGCCCAGCCTGCTGCGCCCgcccgccctgcccccacccccggtGCTGAgctccctgcccgccccccag GGCTGCCTGGCACCCGTCCACCCGGAGCCACAGCCCATCCCGGTCAGGGCCTGCGCGTCCGCCCTGCCCGCCAAGCCCGGTGCCAACCcgag GAAGCCCCGAGGTGACGCCAGGAAGTGCCGGAAGGTGTATGGCGTGGAGCACCGGGACCTGTGGTGCACGGCCTGCCGCTGGAAGAAGGCCTGCCAGCGCTTCCTGGACTGA